TGCAGCGAGCATTCGGCGCCTGCGAGCAGTGCAGCGCCGAGGCTGGTTCCGGTCGAGCCGGGCAAGGCAATGACCTCGCGTCCTGTCAACGAACGAAGTGCCGAGAGATAGATACGATTGCGGGAAAAGGGACCTTCAACAATTGTCGCTCCGGAGGCGCCAATCAGATCGAGACAGGTACTTGTCATCAGCGCGGTATAGAGCGATGCCGCTACGTTCTGATCAGCCAAAGAACGTGGTTTTCCATTCAACCAGATTGCCTCGCGTTCGGGGTAGGGACCGGAACCCTGCACAACGCTTGGCGTGATCATGAGCTGCTCGCGAATGACGCGGGCAAGCGTATCCTCATCCGGCACCACGGCGCTCCCGCCGGCCAGAAGATCGAATTCGCGCCCACCCATAAACCGCGCCGACGGCACAGCGTTGCCATAGGCATCGACATTGGCAAGCGTGTCGCGTGCAGGATCAAGTTGATCCAATCGGCCGCCGACCGCAAAGGAAACGACCCAGGTGCCGGTCGACACGACCGAGAACGGCGACGTGCGGGTGAGCAGGTGCGGCAGCAGCGAGGCATTGGAATCGTGGATACCGCAGTGAACCGGGATTTCCTTGTCGATACCAATCTGCCTGGCCAGAGGTTCGCGCAGATCACCGATGCGATCGAAAGCCGGTCGGATAGGCGCCATAAGCGGGCGGATTTCAAGCGTATCGACGAGGCCGGAATATTCGCCCCTCTGCGGGTCCCACAAATCCGTATGGCAGCCGAGCGAAGTGACTTCATTCACGGCGATACCGGTCAGGCGCCAGACCCAATATTGCGCATAGGTCAGGATGGTCTTGACCGACGCGAATTGGGCAGGGAATTGCGTCTTCTGGTAGTGGATCTGCGCGCCGACATTGAGCCCGCCAGAAAGAAGCGGCGAGCGTGTCTCGGCGAAATCCGGCCGCAGCGCCGCATATGCCGCACGCACTTCATCCGGATAGACATGCTCGTAATCGATCACCGGCATGACAAGACCATCACGCCCAAGCAATGCCGCCGATGCGCCATGGGCCGTCACCGAAATGGCATCGAAGCCCGGTGACTTGGCAAAGCTCGTGAGTGCTTCGGCAAAGAATACCCACAGAGCCTCGGTGTCGTAGTGCGGATAGATACCGTCTTTGACGACGCGGTTCTGGGTGCTGCGCGTCGCGATTTCCGCACCGGTCGCAGCGTCAACGACAACGAGTTTAGCATTGGTCTTGCCGACATCGATGACGGCTATACGGCGAACGTTGCTCATGCCCGTCAAGCCATGTGAAACAGGCCGACGAGGTCAGCCTGAACAGGCGATTTATCCCGATTGGTGACCATGATGTCCGCCATATGCGCCCACCATTTCTTCATCACCGGGTGGTCGGGAAGACTCTGCATGCTGTGGTCGACGCGGCGGGTCAACACGCCAAAGAGCGTGTTGGTGGCGCGGTCGAGATGGATCGAGTAATCGCTCACTCCCGCCTCGTGCAGGAGATCGACGAGCTCCGGCCAGATCGCATCGTGCCGGCGCTGATATTCCGCTTCCATGCCGGGGTTGAGGGTCATCGTAAACGCATATTTCTCGAGCGCACTCATGCAGGTTTCCTCTGGCGGAACTGCCTGATGATTATCGGCAATGTGATGGTGATGATCAGTAGCAGGCCGATGAAAATCGACATGACGATGCCCGGCACGTTGAGGAGACCGAGGCCGAAAGTCACCAGCCCCATGACGAATGCCGCGATGACCACACCACCGATCGTGCCCGAGCCGCCGAGGATGGAAATGCCGCCGAGGACAACCATCGTGACTATCTCCAGTTCCCAGCCTTGCGCGATCGATGGGCGGGTGGAGCCAAGACGCGAGGTCAGACAGACTGCGGCGATGCCGGACATCAGGCCGGTCAACAGGAACAGGGTGAACTTGATGCGCTCGACGTGGATGCCAGAGAACCGCGCGGCGAATTCATTGTTACCGATGGCATAGACCCGTCGGCCAAAATTCGTCGCATACAGCAGCACCGCAAACAGGACACCAAGGACCGCAAATAGCACGAACTCGAAGGAAAAGACCCAGAACACATAGCCCTGGCCAAAATAGGCAAAGGAGGCTGGATAGCCGCCATAGGCCTTGTCGCCAAGAACGATATAGGCGATGCCACGGAACAGGCTCATCGTGCCGATGGTGACGACGATGGAGGGCAGACGAAGCCCCGCGACAAGAATACCGTTGATCACACCACAAGCGGCACCGACGCCGATTCCGATCGCGACAAGCCCGGGCGTGCCAACACCCGCCTGTGCTGCGGCTCCCATTGCAGTCGAGGCGAGTGCGATGATCGCCGCGACAGACAAGTCGATTTCACCGGCGATGATCAGCAGTGCCATGGCAAATGCAACTATCGCCTTCTCGGTGAAGTTGAAGGTCGCGTCGGACAGGTTCCAGGCATTGAGGAAGTAGGGCGATGCGAAGGAATTGGCGATGAAGATCAGCACGGCCACGGCAAAGAGCAGGGCTTCCCAGCTCGCAAAAAGCCGCGTGACCGAGGTGCCGAGCCGATCCGGAATATGCCGCTTTTCAGGAACCGCGCTCATGCTGCCACCTCGATCTGTTCCGATGCGCCCCGATCACGCAGGATGATGCGGCCGCGCCTCCGTTCCTGACGGGCATTGAAAATGACCGCCGCAATGATCACCGAGCCGGAGATCGCCATTTGCGAGAACGGTGAAATATCGATGACCGGCAGCGCGTTCTTGATAACGCCGAGGAACAGCGAGCCAAGCACGGCACCGGCAACCGAACCAATACCACCCAGCGTCGAGATACCACCAATGACACAGGCGGCGACGGTGTCGAGTTCAAAGCCCGCGGCGATATCGACATAGGCGACCGCGTAGCGGGATACCCAGAGATAGCCACACAACCCGGCCAGCGTTCCTGATATGACGAAGGCGTAGAAGCGGGTGCGCCCGACATCGATACCGGCATAGACCGCCGCTGTCGGATTGCCGCCGGAGGCGTAAATGGCCCGGCCAAGAAAGGTGCGCGACATGACCAGATACATGATGGCGACGATGACGATAGCCGTCCAGCCGAGGACGGGCAGGCCGAGAACGAGCTGGCGCGGTATCTGCAAGAACGGCTCCGTCATCTGGTGTGCATTCACCCAGGCACCGCCGGAAAGAACAAACGCCATGCCGCGATAGATGGTGAGTGTGCCAAGCGTAACGACGATCGACGGAATGCTGAGCTTCCAGACGAAAAGACCGTTGATGGCGCCGAGAACGGCGCCAATGCCAAGCGCAATGATGACAATCAGCGCAAGGGGCAAGCCGGGATAGGCGGCATTCAGCATGCCAACGGCCATGCCCGTAAAGGCCACATTGGCAGCCACCGACAGGTCGATGGATTTCGTCAGGATCACCGTCATCTGTCCAAGCGCCAGAATGATCAGGATCGAGCTGTCATTGAAGATACTTGCGAGATTGCCGGGTCTGGCAAATCCGGGTGAGCGGGTGGAAAAAGCCGCGAGCAGAATGGCGATGATGATCACCAGCAGCATTTCGCGAAATTTGAACAATTGCTTGATCATACTTGACCCTCACGCATTGCCGGTTGCGGCGCGGACCAAAGTCTCGGCGCTCAGATGATCACGCTCATAGACACCGGCTGACAGGCCTTCGCGCATGACAAGAACACGGTCGGACATGCCGAGGATCTCGGGCAGCTCCGAGGAGACCATGATGATGCTGAGACCTTCGCCGGCAAGCTCGCTGATGAAGGCGTGAACCGCGGCTTTCGAACCGATGTCGATGCCCTTGGTCGGCTCATCGAGAATGAGGATCTTCGGTTGCGTAGCCAGCCACTTGCCGATGACGACCTTCTGCTGATTGCCGCCCGACAGGTTTCCAACCGGAATGGAGAGGGCAGCAGCACGCAGATCGAAACGTTCAGCGTATTTCCGCGCCAGAGCAAACTCTTCCGCCGCGCGCAGGAAGCCCGAACGGGAGGTGCGTGCCAACGATGGCAGCGAGATGTTCTGGTAGATCGGCAATTGCAGCACCGCGCCATGACGGCCGCGCTCTTCCGGGACATAAACAATGCCGGCTTTGATGGCATCGCCAGGCGAACGAATTGTGATCTCCTTGCCGTCGAGCTTCAGTTTTCCGCCGGAGGGTTTCGTGACACCGAACAGCGACTGGCATATCTCCGAGCGACCCGCGCCGACCAGACCATAGATCCCGAGAATTTCGCCCTTCTTGAGCGCAAAGGTAATATCGCGGAACTCGGTCGGATGGGTGTAGTTCTCGACGGAAAGCACAGTATCACCGAGCGGTATCTCGACCTTCGGGAAGGCGTGCTCGATCGAACGGCCAACCATAAGCCTGACGATCTCGTCCTGGCCAACTTCTGCCAGTACACCGCTGCCGACGGCCTTGCCGTCGCGGAAAACGGCATAATGATCGGCGATCTCGTAGACTTCATCGAACTTGTGGCTGATGAACAGGATGGCCTTGCCCTGAATTTTCAGCCGCTTGACGATCTGGAACAGGTCATCGACTTCCTTGCGTGAAAGCGCAGCGGTCGGCTCATCCATGATAACTATCCGGGCATCGACAGAAAGCGCCCGCGCAATGGCTACGAGGTGGCGCTGCGCGATGGAAAGGTCCTTGAGCCGGGTACGGGGATCGATATTGCTTTCCAGCGAATGCAGCAGGGCAAGCGCCCGTGCGTTCACAGCCTTCCAGTTTACAAAGCCGAGCCGGGTTTTCGGCGCGTGGCCGAGAAAGATATTTTCGGCGACCGACAACTCGTCAAAAAGCACGGTCTCCTGGTGGATTGCAGTAACACCGAAATCGATCGCGTCCTGCGCATTGGCAAATGCAACCGGCTTGCCGCCGACGTGGATTTCTCCTTCATCCAACTGATAGATGCCAGTGAGAATTTTGACGAGCGTCGACTTTCCTGCACCGTTTTCGCCGATGAGCGCCGTGACCATGCCGGGAAACAGTGCGATATCGACATCATTCAGCGCTTTGACACCGGGAAACGATTTGGAGATGCCGCGCATCTCCAGGAACGGTGCCTCTGACAATGGCTCGGAAAGGGCAATCTTGTTCATCGATCATACCGAAAGAGAAAAAAGTGCCCGGCAGAAAGCCTGCCGGGCCTGACAGCGGTTCCTCAGGATCAGAAGATCTTGGAGAACTCGTCGATGTTCTTGGCGTCGTAGACGAACGGATCAGCCATGGCTGCTTCGCCATTGTCGCCAATCTTGATCTTGCCCATGCGGCCGGCAGCAATTTCGTTGCCCGGAGCACCATCCGTCTCACCCTTGACCAAGCGATAGGCAATCTGTGTTGCCGAATAGCCGAGGTCGATCGGATTCCAGATGGCGAATTCCTTCGTCGCACCCGACTTGATCGCACCGGCCATTTCGGAAGGAAGACCGAGGCCGGTGACATAGACGTCGCCGATCTTCTTGGCATCGGCAACGGCCTGTGATGCTGCAAGCACGCCAACCGTCGTCGGAGCAACAATGACCTTCACATTCGGCTGCGAGGTCAGAAGGCCCTGAGCTTCGCGATAGCTCTTGTCGGAGAGGTCATCGCCATAGACGGTGGTCACCAGATTGAGGCCGGGGAAATTGGGAAGCTGCTTCTTCATTTCCTCGATCCAGGTGTTCTGATTGGTCGAGGTCGTCGTCGCCGAAAGAATGGCGAAGTCGCCCTTACCGTCCTTCAGATGGTCGGCGGCAAGCTGCAGGCACATCTTGCCGATCAGTTCGTTCGATGACGGATTGAGATGCATGATGCGCCCATCCTTGGCGACAGCGGAATCCCAGGAAATAACCTTGATGCCGCGGGCCATCGCCTTTTTCAGCGCGGGAACAACCGCATCCGGATCATTGGCGGAAATCGCGATCGCATTGACGTTCTGTGCGATCAGGGCATTGATGACCTCGATCTGGCCTTCTGCTGTCGTTGATGTCGGACCGGTATAGATGACTTCCACACCGCCCAGTTCCTTGGCGGCTTCCTGCGCACCCTTGTTGGCCGCTTCAAAGAAGCCATTGCCAAGTGACTTGACGACCAAGCCTATCTTGATCGTGTCGGCGGCCTGAGCCTGCGATGCGAGCACGGCAAGGGCGAATGCCGATCCCAATGCGAGTTTCTTGAAAAGTTTCATTGTCCGTCCTCCCAGAGATTAAACGAATGGTCCGTCGATACCGTTCCGGCCTTATGCGACCGATACGGAATTCCTTGATTGATTGACCTTTGCAACGATGAGTTGAACGCCTGCATCCTCCACCATTTTTCGGTCCGCATCCGAAATACCGTCATCGGTGATAATGGTAGCAACGCGCTGCAGCGGGCAAAGGATGAGACTCGACCGGCGAGCAAACTTGGTCGAGTCGACCAGCAGCACCAGTTCGTCAGCCTGGTTGATCAATTTCTGCTCGCCCTGAATGATCAGCGCATCTGATTCCATGACGCCGAATGGTCCCACGCCCTGCGAACCCATGAACATGCGCTTGCCATAGAAGTTGCGGGTCACGTCATTATCGAACGGCGAGAGAATGATGCTCTGCTCGCGATAGATCGCTCCGCCGGGGACTGTCACCGAACTTTTGGAGTTCTTGACGAGATGTTCGGCAATGGCAAACGAATTGGTCATCACCTGCAAACGCCGCGTGGAAAGAAAATGCACCATCTGGAAAGTGGTGGTGCCGCCATTGATGATGATTGCATCGCCTTCCTCGCACAGCGCAACGGCTTCGCGGGCGATAGCGCGTTTCTTGTCGGCGTTCTCGGATTCGGACACATGAAAATGGCGCCCGGCAAGCGGCGTCAATTGCGGCGGGTGCACCGCTTCAGCACCGCCGCGCACCCGGCGCAGCTTGCCCTTGACGTGGAGCGAGGCAATGTCACGCCGGATCGTTGCCTCCGACGCTTCCGTCAGTTCGGCAATGTCCTGAATGGTGATGACCGGCTTTTCCTGAACAGCGCTCAGAATGATGCGGTGACGCTCACGCTCGTGCATTAACTTTCCTCCTCTTGTGACAATCTATTGCGCAAATCCATGATCAGTGTCAATCAACTTCAATCAAAAAGTTTCATATTGCACTGCACAATGGAAGTTTATGATTGAAGTTGATCGTTTCTGATTGACATGAAAACGTAATCTGCTCCATAGCTAACGCAAATGACGGCGGCTTGGCGACATATGCCGGGCCGGCAATTGACCTATCGGGAGGCGAATATGGCAGACAAGGTCCAACTTCTGGATAATCGTTGGGATGATCAAAAAGCGGCAGGCCTGGATGAGCCGGGCAAGCTGCTTTATCGTTCCAATCTGCTGGGCGCCGACAAGCGCATCACCAATTATGGCGGTGGCAACACATCGGCAAAGGTGACCGAGACTGATCCGCTGACCGGCAAGCCGGTCGAGGTCCTGTGGGTCAAGGGATCGGGCGGCGATGTCGGCACGATCAAGCTCGATGGTTTTGCCACGCTCTACACGGAAAAGCTGAAATCACTGAAGTCCATCTACCAGGGTGTCGAGGACGAGGACCGTATGGTCGGGTTCCTGCCGCACTGCACCTTCAACTTGAACAGTCGCGCCGCCTCCATCGATACGCCTTTGCACGGTTTCGTGCCATTCAAGCACGTCGACCACATGCATCCTGACGCGATCATCGCCATTGCTGCATCGAAAAACTCCCGCGAACTGACGAAGGAGATATTTGGCGATGACATTGGCTGGCTGCCGTGGCGCCGCCCCGGTTTCCAGCTGGGGCTGGATCTCGGCACCTATGTGGCTGCCCATCCGAATTCCAAGGGCGTGGTTCTTGAAAGCCATGGTCTCTTCACTTGGGCCAACGATGCCAAGCACTGTTACGAGCTGACGCTGGAAATCATCAACAAGGCTATTGTCTGGTTCGACCAGAAGACTGCGGGTGAATCTGCCTTCGGTGGGGAGGTCACCAAGAGCCTCGAACCCTCAGCCCGCCGTGCGATTGCTGCAAGGCTGATGCCGGAAATTCGCGGCAAGATCGGTGTTTCCGAGCGAAAGCTTGGGCATTTCGACGACCAGCCCGCCGTTCTCGAGTTCGTCAATTCGAACGATCTGCGCCCGCTGGCAGCACTAGGCACCAGTTGCCCGGACCATTTCCTGCGCACGAAGATCCGGCCATTGGTCCTCGACTTCGATCCCGCAGAGCCGGATGCCGATGCCGTTGTCGCTTCGCTTGACAGTGCGCTCGAGGCCTACCGCGCTGACTATGCCCGCTATTACAACGCCTGCAAGCACGGCAACTCGCCTGCCATGCGCGACCCCAACCCGGTGATCTTCCTCATCCCCGGCGTTGGCATGCTGTCCTTCGCCAAGGACAAGGCCACCGCGCGGATCGCCGGCGAGTTCTATGTCAACGCCATCAACGTGATGCGCGGCGCTTCGTCCGTTTCCGAATATCGGGGGCTGCCTGAACAGGAGGCTTTCGACATCGAATACTGGCTGCTCGAAGAAGCCAAATTGCAGCGCATGCCGAAGCCGAAATCGCTGGCGGGTCGGGTGGCCTTCGTTACTGGCGGTGCCGGTGGCATCGGCCGCGCTACAGCGGAACGTCTGCTGGGCGAGGGCGCCTGTGTGGTACTCGCCGACATAGATGCCGAGGCGCTAAAGATGGCCCATGACGATTTTTCCAAGCGCTACATGGCGGATGCAGTGCGCAGCGTCCGGTTGAATGTGACGGACGAGGCCGGTGTCATCGCCAGCTATGCCGAGGCTTCGGTCGAGTTTGGCGGCGTCGACATTCTCGTTTCCAATGCGGGGATCGCATCCTCCGCACCGATCGAGACGACGGAACTTTCAATGTGGACGCGCAATATCGACATTCTGGCAACCGGTTACTTCCTCGTTTCACGCGAAGCCTTCCGCCTGTTCCGGCGGCAGAAGATTGGGGGTAATGTCGTGTTCGTCGCCTCCAAGAATGGCCTTGCCGCATCGCCCAATGCCAGCGCCTATTGCGCCGCCAAGGCAGCGGAAATCCATCTTGCCCGCTGTCTTGCGCTGGAAGGCGCGGAAGGCGGTATCCGGGTGAACACGGTCAATCCAGACGCCGTTCTGCGCGGCTCGAAAATCTGGAACGGCGAATGGCGTGAACAGCGCGCCGCCTCTTCCAATCTGCAGGTGGATGAACTCGAGGAGCATTACCGCAAGCGTTCACTGTTGAAGCTCAATGTGTTGCCAGAAGATATCGCGGAGGCTGTCTATTTCCTCGCCTCCGATGCATCGGCCAAATCGACGGGCAATATTATCAATGTCGATGCGGGCAATGCGCAGAGCTTTACGCGATAATATAGGTCTCGGGAGGATATCATGGCTGAACTGCACATTTCCGGCGAGCTAATCGCCTCCGAGAACGACAGGCTGCTTGCGGCGCACAAGAGCGATTATGAGGCGCTGGGCGCTCATCTTGCGCGGCGCAATATCGATATCGATGCCGTCACAAAAAATGTCGCGGATTTTTTCGTCGCCGTACCTTCATGGGGTGTCGGCACAGGCGGGACTCGCTTTGCGCGTTTCCCCGGCACGGGCGAACCGCGCGGCATCTTCGACAAACTTGACGATTGCTCGGTGATCCAGCAACTGACGCGGGCGACGCCAACTGTCTCGCTGCACATTCCCTGGGACAAGGCTGACCCGAAGCAACTGATAGCGCATGCGGATGCGCTCGGGCTCGGCTTCGATGCGATGAACTCGAATACATTCTCCGATGCACCGGATCAGGCACATTCCTACAAATATGGCTCGCTCAGCCATGTGAACGCGGCAACGCGGGCGCAGGCTATCGAGCACAACATTGAATGTATCGAAATCGGCAAGACCATCGGTTCGAAAGCCCTGACCGTCTGGATCGGCGACGGTTCGAATTTTCCAGGGCAGAGCAATTTCGCCAAATCCTTCGAACGCTACCTCGCCTCCATGGCGGAGATCTACAAGGCGCTGCCCGATGACTGGCGCATATTCTCCGAACACAAAATGTATGAGCCGGCATTCTATTCGACTGTGGTGCAGGACTGGGGTACCAATTACCTCATCGCACAGACGCTAGGGCCAAAGGCCTTCTGTCTCGTCGATCTCGGACATCATGCCCCCAACACTAATATCGAAATGATTGTTTCGCGGCTGATACAATTCAAGAAACTCGGCGGATTCCACTTCAACGATTCCAAATATGGCGACGACGATCTGGATGCCGGCTCGATCGATCCCTACCGGCTATTTCTTGTGTTCAACGAACTCGTCGATGCAGAAGATCGCGGCGTGGAAAATTTTCATCCGGCCCACATGATCGACCAGTCGCACAATGTCACCGATCCGATCGAGAGCCTGATCTCCAGCGCCAATGAAATTCGCCGCGCTTATGCACAGGCACTGCTGGTCGACCGCAGCGCACTCAGCGCCTATCAGGACGAGAACGATGCGTTGATGGCTTCGGATGCATTGAAGCGAGCCTATCGTACCGATGTGGAACCAATTCTGGCCGAGGCACGCCGCCGCTCGGCCGCCGCGATCGATCCGATTGCCACCTATCGCAAGAGTGGCTACCGCCAGCAGATCGGCAAGGAGCGCCCAGTCAGTGCCGCTGGAGGTGGTGGCATCATCTGAGCCGCGTATCCATTGCATTAAACCAAGGGCAACGCTTCACCGCGTTGCCCTTTTTGTTTTTTGAATTGACAGCACCGTCCGCATTTGTTCTTATTCTACTATAAAGCATTATAATCCATAATAGTGGAATAACAAAGGGAACCGCCATGAAATCTCTGAAGCTCGCATTCCTTCTTGGTTCAGCGCTGATTGCTCTTAGCCCCGCTGCATTCGCCCAGTCAAAAGGCGGCGTCATCAATGTTGCCACCATCGGCGAGCCGCCTACGCTCGATGCAATGGCTTCGACGGCCGATCTCGTCGGCATCGTCTCACAGCACATTTTCGAGACGCTCTATACGTTTGACAAGAGCTGGAATGTCACGCCGCTTCTCGCTGCCAGCCTTCCGGAAGTTTCGCCCGATGGCAAAACCTACACCATAAAGCTGCGCACCGGCGTCAAGTTCCATGACGGCACGGATATGGATTCGACAGACGTCGTCGCTTCGCTGAAGCGCTGGACCCAGATCGCCTCGCGCGGCAAGCAGACAGCTCCAATGATCACCTCGATCGAGGCCGTCGATCCTGCTACAGTAAAGATCACCCTCAACGCGCCTTACGCTCCCCTCGTGTCGCTGCTGGCATTCAACAATGCCGCTGCGATCATCCTCCCAAGCGAAAAGCAGCAGAACCCGATGACCGACCCGATCGGTACTGGGCCCTACATGCTGAAGGAGCGCAAGGCCGACCAGTATATCCAGCTCACCCGTTTCGCCGATTATAAGTCACCAGAAGGTGATGAGAACGGCTATGGCGGTGCGCGGCATCAGTATCTGGACGAAATCCGTTTCGTCCCGGTGCCCGACCCAAATACCCGTGTCGAAGGAGCCCTTTCCGGTCAGTTCGATTATGTCGACAGCTTGCCCGTCGAGGCCTTTGACCGGCTGAAGGGTCAGAAGACGACCGAAGCCGTGCTTCTCAAGCCATTCGGCTGGCCGGTCTTCGTCATGAACACCAGTCAGGGTATCACCAAGAGCCAGGATCTGCGCCTCGCCATCCGCGATGCGCTCAGCATGGAAGACATGTTGGCAGCCGCCTTCGGCAGCACCGACTTCTATTCGCTCAATCCTTCCATGTATCCTGATGGCTACAGCTGGAAGACCGATGCAGGTACGGAAGGCGCTTACAATGTCGCCGACCCTGAAAAGGCTGCCGAGGAGTTGAAGAAAGCGGGCTACAATGGCGAGCCACTGCGCATCCTGACCAGTCGCCAGTACGAGTTCCATTATAAGATGGCGCAGGTCGCAGCCGAATATCTGAAGGCGGCGGGCTTTACCGTCGACATGCAGGTCGTCGATTGGGCAACGCTGACGCAACGTCGCGCCGACCCTAAGCTGTGGGATATTTATATCAGCCACAGCCCGTTCCTGCCGGAACCCGCCTTGATCGGCGCCATGTCGACCAGCGCCCCCGGCAATTGGGACACACCCGCCCGCAAGGTTGCTGTCGATGCCTTCAACTCGGAAGTTGACCCGCAGAAGCGCGTGGCACTTTGGGCTGAAGTTCAGAAGGTGATCTATGCCGAAGTACCTATCATCAAGATCGGCGATTTCAACGCACTTTCGGCCAAGTCGCCGAAACTGGAAGGGTTCACACCCGCACCGTGGCCTTACTTCTGGAACGTATCGCTCAAGCAGTGATGCAATCGCAATTGGCGCGGATGGAAATCGTGTGTCCGCGCCAATTCCTGATTTAATCCTCCTGCAAACAGGATCGATCCGCCCAGATGCTCCGTTACATATTTCAACGCTTTATCGGCATGATCATCGTGATGTTCCTGGTGGTGACGATTGTCTTCATCATCGTGCGCGTCACGCCCGGTGATCCCGCTGCTGTCATGCTTGGACCAGAAGCGACCGCTGCGGACATCACAGCATTGCGCCAGCAGCTGGGACTCGATCAATCGATTCCGGTGCAATATGTGTATTTCATCGGCAACCTTCTGCAAGGTGATCTCGGCCAGTCGATCTTCCTCGACCAGCCTGTGCTGCAGGCACTTGCCCAACGCGCCGAGCCGACCTTCTTTCTCACCATCTTTTCGTTGCTGATCGCCAGCGTCATCGCCATTCCGATCGGCATCTACGCTGCCTATCGCCGGGGATCGTTTTTCGATCAGGCTGCGACTGCGTTGGCAATGATCGCAGCGAGCATCCCGAGCTTCTGGCTCGGTCTCATTCTGATGCAGATCTTCGCCGTGCGGTTCGGACTTTTCCCTGTATCCGGCTATGGCGGTCCCGGCACATCGCTGACGGAGCGGCTTGGCTACCTGGTGCTCCCCGCGTTTGCGCTAGGCATCGTCTCTTCCGCCCTCATCATGCGTTTCACTCGAGCATCGATGCTCGATGTGCTTGGTGACGACTATATCCGCACGGCCCGCGCCAAGGGCGTCGATGAGCGGAGCGTGGTCTTGAAACACGCTTTCAAGAATGCCCTGATCCCCATCCTCACGGTGGTCGGCCTTACTGCGGCAGTGTTGATCTCCGGCGCAGTCGTGACCGAAACAGTCTTCGGACTGCCCGGCGTCGGCAGCCTCGTGGTGTCCGCGGTGCTGCGCCGCGATTATCCGGTTATCCAGGGCGCGCTGCTTATCATTGCGGCGCTCTACGTCCTCATCAATTTCGCCATC
Above is a genomic segment from Phyllobacterium zundukense containing:
- a CDS encoding bifunctional rhamnulose-1-phosphate aldolase/short-chain dehydrogenase, translated to MADKVQLLDNRWDDQKAAGLDEPGKLLYRSNLLGADKRITNYGGGNTSAKVTETDPLTGKPVEVLWVKGSGGDVGTIKLDGFATLYTEKLKSLKSIYQGVEDEDRMVGFLPHCTFNLNSRAASIDTPLHGFVPFKHVDHMHPDAIIAIAASKNSRELTKEIFGDDIGWLPWRRPGFQLGLDLGTYVAAHPNSKGVVLESHGLFTWANDAKHCYELTLEIINKAIVWFDQKTAGESAFGGEVTKSLEPSARRAIAARLMPEIRGKIGVSERKLGHFDDQPAVLEFVNSNDLRPLAALGTSCPDHFLRTKIRPLVLDFDPAEPDADAVVASLDSALEAYRADYARYYNACKHGNSPAMRDPNPVIFLIPGVGMLSFAKDKATARIAGEFYVNAINVMRGASSVSEYRGLPEQEAFDIEYWLLEEAKLQRMPKPKSLAGRVAFVTGGAGGIGRATAERLLGEGACVVLADIDAEALKMAHDDFSKRYMADAVRSVRLNVTDEAGVIASYAEASVEFGGVDILVSNAGIASSAPIETTELSMWTRNIDILATGYFLVSREAFRLFRRQKIGGNVVFVASKNGLAASPNASAYCAAKAAEIHLARCLALEGAEGGIRVNTVNPDAVLRGSKIWNGEWREQRAASSNLQVDELEEHYRKRSLLKLNVLPEDIAEAVYFLASDASAKSTGNIINVDAGNAQSFTR
- the rhaI gene encoding L-rhamnose catabolism isomerase; amino-acid sequence: MAELHISGELIASENDRLLAAHKSDYEALGAHLARRNIDIDAVTKNVADFFVAVPSWGVGTGGTRFARFPGTGEPRGIFDKLDDCSVIQQLTRATPTVSLHIPWDKADPKQLIAHADALGLGFDAMNSNTFSDAPDQAHSYKYGSLSHVNAATRAQAIEHNIECIEIGKTIGSKALTVWIGDGSNFPGQSNFAKSFERYLASMAEIYKALPDDWRIFSEHKMYEPAFYSTVVQDWGTNYLIAQTLGPKAFCLVDLGHHAPNTNIEMIVSRLIQFKKLGGFHFNDSKYGDDDLDAGSIDPYRLFLVFNELVDAEDRGVENFHPAHMIDQSHNVTDPIESLISSANEIRRAYAQALLVDRSALSAYQDENDALMASDALKRAYRTDVEPILAEARRRSAAAIDPIATYRKSGYRQQIGKERPVSAAGGGGII
- a CDS encoding ABC transporter substrate-binding protein: MKSLKLAFLLGSALIALSPAAFAQSKGGVINVATIGEPPTLDAMASTADLVGIVSQHIFETLYTFDKSWNVTPLLAASLPEVSPDGKTYTIKLRTGVKFHDGTDMDSTDVVASLKRWTQIASRGKQTAPMITSIEAVDPATVKITLNAPYAPLVSLLAFNNAAAIILPSEKQQNPMTDPIGTGPYMLKERKADQYIQLTRFADYKSPEGDENGYGGARHQYLDEIRFVPVPDPNTRVEGALSGQFDYVDSLPVEAFDRLKGQKTTEAVLLKPFGWPVFVMNTSQGITKSQDLRLAIRDALSMEDMLAAAFGSTDFYSLNPSMYPDGYSWKTDAGTEGAYNVADPEKAAEELKKAGYNGEPLRILTSRQYEFHYKMAQVAAEYLKAAGFTVDMQVVDWATLTQRRADPKLWDIYISHSPFLPEPALIGAMSTSAPGNWDTPARKVAVDAFNSEVDPQKRVALWAEVQKVIYAEVPIIKIGDFNALSAKSPKLEGFTPAPWPYFWNVSLKQ
- a CDS encoding ABC transporter permease; the protein is MLRYIFQRFIGMIIVMFLVVTIVFIIVRVTPGDPAAVMLGPEATAADITALRQQLGLDQSIPVQYVYFIGNLLQGDLGQSIFLDQPVLQALAQRAEPTFFLTIFSLLIASVIAIPIGIYAAYRRGSFFDQAATALAMIAASIPSFWLGLILMQIFAVRFGLFPVSGYGGPGTSLTERLGYLVLPAFALGIVSSALIMRFTRASMLDVLGDDYIRTARAKGVDERSVVLKHAFKNALIPILTVVGLTAAVLISGAVVTETVFGLPGVGSLVVSAVLRRDYPVIQGALLIIAALYVLINFAIDMLYLIVDPRVRY